In Candidatus Nitrosarchaeum limnium SFB1, the following proteins share a genomic window:
- a CDS encoding Fe-S oxidoreductase, whose product MNKPLKIYLADLTYDTVTLATEAFPLNVGFIAAYCKKLFGNSIDIKIFKYIPKLEKAIDESPPDVLGLSNYCWSHNVSSEMFKMLTKKKPYAIKIWGGPNFPIDIPTQEKFMKEHTEIDAYVPVDGEVGFANIIESILKIDSVDQMKEKIMEKPIDGCITRNKFGEMQYSIPTIRIKNLDEIPSPYTTGLLDEFFDGKLTPMIQTNRGCPFHCTFCTDGKDEVNQVNMFSLNRVRDELDYIVKHVPKNTPSLHISDLNFGMYQRDQEICEELAKMQEKANYPQFIKCTTGKNQREKIIKAIRKLSNSLRITMSVQSLDDQVLTNIRRSNISVDQMLDLYPAIKESGLQTTSEVILGLPGETYQNHIETLRGLVRARMDEIVVHTCMLLDGSEMKTPKEIEKWNLKTKFRVIQRDFAKLSNGKNIVEIEEVVVGSNTLTFEEYVELRLLAFIIFVTNKGIVFEPIIKFLRQNKIDVFDLYYKMMKGIGFAPQKVITVADGFKQATINELWDSPKEILENYQKDTEYNKLLSGEDGTQVIYHFLAEVITTCMDEWVEHVINIAHSLLKEAGRLDEKSARQFRAISDYCRGLSHNVMGTDRMQTNPEYEFDYDVHNWINDKSEADVEKFKIDPVKLSFVISEEQFKVVQNNIDIYGYSQIGKSKALKMIPIQKLWRIPVQNK is encoded by the coding sequence ATGAACAAACCACTAAAAATATACTTGGCTGATCTTACGTATGATACAGTTACTCTTGCAACAGAGGCATTTCCTCTAAATGTTGGGTTTATTGCAGCATACTGTAAAAAATTATTTGGAAATAGCATAGACATTAAAATTTTCAAATATATTCCGAAATTGGAAAAAGCGATCGATGAATCACCGCCAGATGTATTGGGTTTGAGTAATTATTGTTGGTCACACAATGTTAGTTCAGAAATGTTCAAAATGTTAACAAAGAAAAAACCATATGCTATAAAAATTTGGGGAGGTCCAAATTTTCCAATAGATATACCAACACAAGAAAAATTCATGAAAGAGCATACTGAAATTGATGCTTATGTACCAGTGGATGGAGAAGTAGGGTTTGCAAACATAATTGAAAGTATTTTGAAGATTGATTCAGTAGATCAAATGAAAGAAAAAATTATGGAAAAACCGATAGATGGTTGTATTACAAGAAATAAATTTGGAGAAATGCAATACTCAATTCCAACAATTAGAATAAAAAATCTTGATGAAATTCCTTCACCATACACAACTGGATTACTAGATGAATTTTTTGACGGTAAATTAACTCCAATGATTCAAACTAATAGAGGATGTCCGTTTCATTGTACATTTTGTACGGACGGAAAAGATGAAGTGAACCAAGTCAACATGTTTAGTTTGAATAGAGTACGTGATGAATTAGACTATATTGTAAAACATGTTCCAAAAAATACACCAAGTTTGCATATTAGTGATTTGAATTTTGGTATGTATCAAAGAGATCAGGAAATATGTGAAGAACTTGCAAAAATGCAAGAAAAAGCAAATTATCCACAATTCATAAAATGTACAACTGGTAAAAATCAACGTGAAAAAATCATTAAAGCGATTAGAAAACTAAGTAATTCATTACGTATTACTATGTCTGTACAATCCTTAGATGATCAAGTTTTAACAAATATCAGACGTTCAAATATTAGCGTTGATCAGATGTTAGATCTTTATCCAGCAATTAAAGAATCAGGATTACAAACTACGTCAGAAGTTATTTTGGGATTACCTGGTGAAACATATCAAAATCATATTGAAACATTAAGAGGATTAGTGCGTGCAAGGATGGATGAAATTGTTGTTCATACATGTATGCTACTAGATGGCTCAGAGATGAAAACCCCAAAAGAAATTGAAAAATGGAATTTAAAAACAAAATTTAGAGTTATACAAAGAGATTTTGCCAAATTAAGTAACGGTAAAAACATAGTAGAAATTGAAGAGGTAGTAGTTGGTTCAAACACATTAACATTTGAAGAATATGTAGAGTTAAGATTACTCGCTTTTATCATATTTGTGACAAACAAAGGAATAGTTTTTGAACCAATAATCAAATTTCTAAGACAAAATAAAATTGATGTTTTTGATCTATATTACAAAATGATGAAAGGTATTGGATTTGCACCACAAAAGGTGATTACTGTTGCAGATGGATTTAAACAAGCAACTATAAACGAGTTATGGGATTCTCCAAAAGAAATCTTAGAGAATTATCAGAAAGATACTGAATATAACAAATTACTTTCAGGAGAAGACGGAACACAGGTTATCTATCATTTTTTAGCTGAGGTAATCACAACATGTATGGATGAGTGGGTTGAACATGTGATAAATATTGCACATTCCCTATTAAAAGAAGCAGGAAGATTAGATGAAAAATCAGCAAGACAGTTTAGAGCTATTTCAGATTATTGCAGAGGACTATCACACAACGTCATGGGTACAGATAGAATGCAGACAAATCCAGAGTATGAATTTGATTATGATGTGCATAATTGGATTAATGATAAGAGTGAAGCAGATGTGGAGAAATTTAAAATTGACCCGGTAAAATTGTCATTTGTAATAAGTGAAGAACAGTTTAAAGTGGTACAAAATAATATCGATATATACGGATATTCTCAAATTGGTAAAAGTAAGGCATTGAAAATGATTCCTATTCAAAAACTATGGAGAATACCGGTTCAAAATAAGTAG
- a CDS encoding hypothetical protein (hypothetical protein Nmar_0662) codes for MLESLFCAEEKIDDEVIISYADIIFEKRILKKLITSKEDITLVVDTDWLKYWKLRIDEPLDDAHETVKTDNEGNVISIGQEVKNVHDTDGHFIGLMKIQNKGAKNLKDVYYKSKLQSTDNSNPLNSNLTFENSRLVDLIQGMIRSGIKVSVSTTKNGWLEFDTVKDYEIYSNLKDKNMLSDIINLD; via the coding sequence ATGCTAGAAAGTTTATTTTGTGCAGAGGAAAAAATTGATGATGAAGTAATAATTTCTTATGCAGACATAATATTTGAAAAGAGAATTTTAAAAAAATTAATAACATCAAAAGAAGACATTACATTAGTAGTAGATACTGACTGGTTAAAATATTGGAAATTACGAATAGATGAACCTTTAGATGATGCACATGAAACTGTAAAGACAGATAATGAAGGTAATGTGATAAGCATAGGTCAAGAAGTAAAAAACGTACATGATACAGACGGACATTTCATTGGTTTAATGAAAATTCAAAACAAGGGAGCAAAAAATCTTAAAGATGTTTATTACAAATCTAAACTTCAATCCACAGATAACAGCAATCCATTAAACTCTAATTTGACATTTGAGAATTCACGGTTAGTTGATTTGATTCAAGGCATGATTAGATCTGGAATAAAAGTGAGTGTATCTACAACTAAAAATGGATGGCTTGAATTTGACACCGTTAAAGATTATGAAATTTATAGTAATTTGAAGGATAAAAATATGCTTAGTGACATAATTAATTTGGATTAA
- a CDS encoding NTP pyrophosphohydrolase (including oxidative damage repair enzymes) produces MVKKKKLYKGKAFDVSLYNFSIGNKVVNHEIIEQGNAAAVLSLEKDKVIMVKQFRYPNKEVLEIPAGILDNNETSEECAKREFLEETGYIAKKITHLIRYYPFLGYNLQYIDCFLATGIKKISRQKLDEEESIQIEKIPLVKLIRMIKSGKIIDSKTIVSVMIYAAKNKLN; encoded by the coding sequence ATGGTTAAAAAAAAGAAATTGTATAAAGGCAAAGCATTTGATGTGAGTCTATATAATTTTTCAATTGGTAATAAAGTAGTCAATCATGAAATTATTGAACAGGGAAATGCTGCAGCGGTACTATCATTAGAAAAAGACAAAGTAATCATGGTAAAACAATTCAGATATCCAAATAAAGAAGTGTTAGAAATTCCTGCTGGAATATTAGATAATAATGAAACTTCGGAAGAATGTGCAAAAAGAGAATTTTTAGAAGAAACTGGATATATAGCTAAAAAAATAACTCATTTAATTAGATATTATCCATTTTTAGGCTACAATTTACAATATATTGATTGTTTTCTTGCTACAGGTATAAAAAAAATTTCAAGACAAAAACTTGATGAGGAGGAATCAATACAAATTGAAAAAATTCCATTAGTAAAATTAATTCGCATGATAAAATCTGGAAAAATCATTGATTCTAAAACAATTGTATCAGTAATGATTTATGCAGCTAAAAATAAGTTGAACTAA
- a CDS encoding hypothetical protein (hypothetical protein HNE_3487), giving the protein MELDGMSKNVKTYEQYEYDLRHQLRIAATQESIQYIKKNMYNALCFPHEPTVLFEYALPKINNNGLILEFGVRKGKTIKEISKRIKNRICHGFDSFEGLPEDWSGQPYPKGAYSESGRIPKLSNNIKIHKGWFHETLPTFLKQHKEMIDFIHFDCDLYSSTKTILDLVGNRITKNTILVFDEYMNYPTWERHEFKAFQEFVKKKNISYEYLAFTSKSAVCIKIKNIKSTKPK; this is encoded by the coding sequence ATGGAGTTAGATGGCATGTCAAAAAATGTAAAAACGTATGAACAATATGAATATGACTTAAGACATCAGTTGAGAATTGCAGCTACGCAAGAATCAATACAATATATTAAAAAAAATATGTATAATGCCCTTTGTTTTCCACATGAACCTACAGTACTGTTTGAATATGCACTTCCAAAAATTAACAATAATGGATTGATTTTAGAATTTGGAGTCAGGAAAGGAAAAACAATTAAAGAAATATCTAAAAGAATAAAAAATAGAATTTGTCACGGTTTTGATAGTTTTGAAGGACTTCCAGAAGACTGGTCAGGTCAACCGTATCCAAAGGGAGCATATTCAGAAAGTGGTAGAATTCCAAAATTATCAAATAATATTAAAATTCACAAAGGGTGGTTCCATGAAACGTTACCAACTTTTCTAAAACAGCATAAAGAAATGATAGATTTTATTCATTTTGATTGTGATCTGTATTCATCAACTAAAACAATTCTTGATTTAGTAGGAAACAGAATAACGAAGAATACAATTTTGGTTTTTGATGAATATATGAATTATCCAACATGGGAGAGACATGAATTCAAGGCATTTCAAGAATTTGTTAAGAAAAAAAATATTTCATATGAATACCTAGCTTTTACAAGCAAATCAGCAGTATGCATTAAAATTAAAAACATTAAATCTACAAAACCTAAATAA